Proteins encoded by one window of Vigna radiata var. radiata cultivar VC1973A chromosome 5, Vradiata_ver6, whole genome shotgun sequence:
- the LOC106760317 gene encoding uncharacterized protein LOC106760317, giving the protein MTPLSNPSSYCRLLGRLIYLTTTRPSITHFVHHLSQFMSSPTIAYSQAIFRILRYLKSALGSRLFFSSTNSLQLKAFSDSDWASSLDTCRPITGFSVYLGDSLISWHSKKSPTISRSSSEVEYRALATTTCELQWLTYLLDDLRVPVQRPILLYCDN; this is encoded by the coding sequence ATGACTCCTCTCTCTAATCCTTCCTCTTATTGTCGCTTGCTTGGCCGTCTTATCTATCTTACTACAACTCGCCCTAGCATTACCCATTTTGTTCATCATCTTAGCCAGTTCATGTCATCTCCTACAATAGCTTATTCTCAAGCTATTTTTCGTATTTTACGATACTTGAAGTCTGCTCTTGGCTCGAgacttttcttctcttctacCAACTCTCTTCAATTGAAAGCATTTAGTGATTCAGACTGGGCCAGTTCTCTTGATACTTGTCGTCCAATTACAGGGTTTTCAGTTTATCTTGGTGATTCCTTAATCTCTTGGCACTCCAAGAAGTCGCCCACTATTTCTCGTAGTTCCTCTGAGGTTGAGTATCGTGCCCTTGCTACCACTACGTGTGAGCTTCAGTGGCTCACCTATCTTCTTGATGATTTACGTGTTCCTGTTCAGCGCCCTATTCTTCTCTATTGTGACAATTAA